The Candidatus Defluviibacterium haderslevense DNA window AAAGCCTCTTTGTAAATTTCTGTTGCCCCGGTTCTAATATTCATAACACCTACTAATCTTGGAAAACTCCAAATAATTAGTTTCTGTGTTTTTTCCCTGCCTATATCTCTTAATATTTTAAATAGAGCACTTGTGAAAATTTCTTGTCCTCCATTATTTAAATTAGGTGTATATCGGGTAGTTTTATTAGTTCGTCTTGTGGAAGTAGGTTGTGCTCCCCAATCACCCCAACTAACATTATATTCCTCTGATGTTTCCGGATAAACATTGTCTAAAGTGCAATCCCTATTATTTGATACATTCCAGAAGTCTGCGATACCTTCTGCAACTCCTGGACTTCTTGTAATATTATCATTAGTTACAAAAAACGAAATTCCATGTCCTAATTCATGAAGAATAATCCCCGCATCTTCTGCAAGGTCGACATTTCCTCCTCCAAAAACTATTTCTTCTCTTGTAGGATTATAAATTGCACCTATTGAACTCTCTGACCAAAAAGGTTCGAAACGCAGCAATGGATTATTATTTGGTTCAACACCCGATATATTTAAATCATCTTTAATTCTCCTTAAATTTTTATCTAAATGATAATAGCACATTACAGCTTCAAATTGATCATCACCTCTATTGCATGAAAAGTCAGGTGAAGTTTGTTCATATAAACTATGATTTGCAGGTCCGTAATTATCTACTTCTACAAAATCACCTTTCAATTTATAAATACCATTATTATTTTCAATACCTTTCAATACAACTGTGCGCTGCTGCGCAACTAAATCTGAATTTGAAGCATCACTATTATCTATAAAATTTCCAACTCCATACGCTGTTTTAGCAGTATAAGTAGGCGTAGGATCAAAAACAGTTCCAATGCCATCTACTTGTATCGGTAAATTTAATGCACTAGTTATTTTTCTATCAATTTTATTATTATTCAAACTTAATTCCTTTAATTTAAATTTGCCATTATGGTTAATTTCGGAATTATGATATTTAGAACAAGTTTGTAATTCAATTAAGTCTGCTCCTATCTTTTGACCTGTGTAAGCATTTAGTTTTAATAAGTACTCATTTAATGAGAAAGGTGATGTAGTATAGATTTTATAAATTAAACTTGGAATATTATTATCTGTATCAATTACTAGCTTAATCTTCTCAATATTTAAATTTGAAAAATTATCATATACTATTTTTTTGATATTATCTTCAATAATGATTTTGTTAAGCTTAATATCAAAATTACCTAGGTCTTTATAATTATTTACAAAATTCAATAACCTATTTTTTGAATCCACTTTAGCAACAATGAATTTATCTTCAACCTCTATTCCCTTGTAGGTTTGATTGAAATAAATATTGGATTGACCATTAAATATTTTTATAAAATTTAACTTTAGATTATTTCTAATTTTTGTTTTTGGATTTGTATTGATATATAAATTGTCAACATAATTTAAAACCATATCTTCTAAATTCGAACCAATAAGTATCTGCTTAGAAGATAAGTGTTTTGCATATAATTTGTCAAATGCTTTTTGTTCATTATCTTTCGTCAATGGTTCTTCGGCAAATTGACTAAATAATGTTGTAAAGTTTAAACTAATAATAAAGAATAACATATTAGATTTAAAAAATCTTAATAATTTCCACTTTAATGGAATTGATGTATCTCTTATAATTTTTTTCATAATATTAAATTTACTAAATATTCATAGAAATTAAAAAATAAAAATAACGAGAAAACTCAATTAACTTTTACAACTCTACGTTTACTAAAGTGTAGAATTGATACAAATCTAAATGAGTAATTTAAATCTTCCAAATATTTTTAATTTATTTTTAAACTATTTTACAAATAAATTAAAAATCTAACAATTTAGATCATTCTCATCTCAAAGGTCATTTTAACTAAAGACCTTACTTATTATAAAAATGCTGCTTTATGAATTCATTAATTTCATTTTTTTAGAAAAAATTGATTTTAATTCTAAAATAAGTATATTCAAATGTACAAATAATTTTTGAATTTGAATCCACCCCATAACAAAATTCAGGGTAAACACCTAAGAAATTCAGTGAAAACCCTAAATCGATTTTTGAAGAACAGGAGTTTCCAAACACAAATTCAATTATTGATACATCATGTATTGTTTAAACCTAAAAAGGAATATTCATTAATAATCCAATCATTAGCTTTCGCTTAGTATCTATTTACAATTTCCTAAACTTTTAAGAATCATTTAAAATATTAAGCCAAAGGTCAAATATTAACTTGAATTTGGCAAGGACTTTCGTACTAACGCAGGGAACTTTTAAACGAGCGTATGATTTTGACCCAAAATTTGAATAAAAGCTCCAAATATTTTTAGCATCTAAGGGTCAAATTATGAATATTCCCCTAACTTGAATTTGCCATTTTGGCATTTTCTACCCTCTACATCAACATTCATTCATATATTAAAATGGTTTAGAAATATTCTTTAACAATCTAAACCAGTTTAAAATGAAAAATTTGAACGAATTAAGTCAACCAAAGCGACCTTGGTTAGTTGCTGAGGTTAAAATCTCTTACCATAACCAATCCAAAGTATCCGATTATCCAAAAATCAACACTTCAACTGAAGCTGAATTAATCCTCCGCAAAAATTGGAGTGACGATATGGAATTACTTGAAGAATTTAATGCCCTATTCCTAAATAGAGCTAATGGAGTAAAAGGATTCTTTCACCTTTCTAGAGGTGGAGTGTCTAATACCTATGTTGATCTCAAGATTCTTTTTTCAGCTGGATTAAAAGCATTAGCATCTGGTATTATCCTGGCACACAACCACCCATCAGGAAACATAAAACCCAGTAAAGCAGATCTTGAATTAACTAAAAAGGTACTAGAAGCTGGAAAACTGCTTGATATCCAAATCATTGACCATTTGATATTAATACCCAATTCTGGTTATTATTCCTTCGCAGATAAAGGCACCCTATAGTTCCATTTCATAACCATTTAATCTATTAAAATGAAAAAAGAACTAGAATCACCTGGTAGTACTGCTATTTCTAAAAACTTTGACCTTTATCAAGAATTGACCAACAAAATCATTTCAATACTTGAACAAGGAGTAGCACCATGGAGAAGGACATGGAGGACCTATGGATTAGCCAAGAATTATGCAACTGGACATGTATATACCGGAATTAACTTTATCCTGATGAACAATACCTCCCATATCATTCCATATTTCTTAACCTTTAACCAAATTCGAACTTTAGGTGGTAAATTGAATAAAGGTGCTAAAGCGGAAAAAGTAATTTACTTTAATGTGGTATACAAGGATAGAGACAACAGAACGATAAGCAAAGTTGAAGCAACACACCTATATAATATAGGAGCAGAAGTAAAAACTTTAAAGTTCATTAAATATTATAATGTGTTTAATATCTCAGATGTGGAAGGAATTGAATTAGAAATCTCGGAAATTCAACTAAAGCCAAATGAGAAAATAGATAAGTGTGAATTTATTGTAGAGAATATGCCTAAATGCCCTGAGATAAAGCATATTGATAGTAAAGGTGCTTTCTATTCTCCTGGCCTGGACATCGTCAATATACCTCAAATTGAACAATTTGAATCAGCAGAAGCATATTACGCTACTTTATTTCATGAACTCATTCATTCAACTGGGCATGTATCACGATTAGGAAGAGAGGAAGTTATGAATCCTCATACTTTTGGCAGTAAGCCATATAGCCGAGAGGAGCTTGTTGCTGAAATGGGTGCTTCATTTCTATGTTCTAGTGTGCAAATTGACTTTGATCAAATCTTTGAAAACAATGTAGCCTATTTAGCTGGATGGCTTAAAGTTCTTAAGGAGGATAGCAAATTCATTTTCAAGGTAACCTCAGAGGCCCAAAAAGGTGTGGATTTCATTTTAAATTTGTAAATTGGTGTTATTTAGTTTTGAGTCCCTGCTTTGCCTTTATGGTTCTGTGGGGATTTTTTGATAGTAAAACTTAGAATAATTTGAATGGAGAATCACAATAATCAATAAAGGCAATTAAAGATATGCTATCAATTAGTCTTAATTGAGATTAAATTAGCATCAGAAGTAAAATCAGTAATACTAACATCAGTTGCAATATTTTGATAATTAAAAAAGGAAGCAATATGTAATAAAGTATCATCCATTTTTACCTGATTTGAAATATTTATTTTTGAATATTTGGTAATAAATTTATTTTTAAATTCTGCATCATCTAGATCTATTTCATTTATATTGTATTTATCAATTAATTTTGTTTGATCAAAATATAACATTAAGCTCCTCGCTGATTTGATACTAGCTACTAATGAATCTGGGTATGTATAAATTCCTGTGGCCTTTTCCACATGTTTTGGAAAGTTTTCAATTGATGTGATTCCACAATTCATTAGTAGAATTGAACTTGATGATGAAGTCTCATTTTTCAATTGCAATATGAAGTTACTACCAAAGACTTCTATGTGACCCTGTTCAATTTCTCCCTCTGAATTTAAAATAGATACTTTTAAGTTATGAATATTATCTCCTTTTATCAGTAATGCAATTACATTTAATGTTGCAATTTCGTTGTTATCGAATTTTCTTGAAAAACTATTATCTATTGAATAATAGCATTCCCAATATCCTTTAATATTATCTAAGAAATTTGTCGTGGGTATTTGAGTTTGTTTATTTATATAAGTTAATAATGACTCACTTCTTATTTGACCATAAATATATTTATAAACACAATCAATAAACTTTATTCTGAATGATTGTAAAGCATTAGGGCTTCTTTTAGATAAATAGAAAAGTGATAATAGAGGTTTTACGCTGAGTATTCCATTTGCCTTTAAAGCAACTACTTTATCCATACTTTCATATAGATCCTTATAATTCTCCATATTTGAATTGAAAAGACTATCAGGATCCAAAATGTTATGCTTAGTTAAATGACAATATCTTTCAACTAATGCTTTTCTAAGACTTTGTAGCTCATCTGAATTTAGAATTATATTACCTTTCACAAACTAACCTTAATTACAATATGAGATATCAATAATCAAAAATCAAGCCAATAATTAACCATATATATGACAAACAATTCAAATTTATATGTTAATACAAAGTTAATCATTGATTTTTAAGGTTAATTTATCAACTTTATATTATATTTGCTAACCTTTAATAAGATTAAGTGATAAGATAATCCCGAAAAGATCGAAGCAAATCTTCTTTTTTGAGCATCATCTCACCCTTCTTTTAAAGAAATTTCTAAATAGTTAACCTTAATTGTGGTCAATTTAAAATAAAATTACCACAGTCTGGCGACTATGGTAATAGGCTTCGATAACTAGTTTTCCGACAAGAACGAAGCCCAGGCTAATCTTATCATAGATGGTTATCCACTGCAATTTCATCTAACCACTATTGTAATATTTAGCATCTGGTGTCTTTATTTTAACATTAACTAGCTGTATTGGAGCAAGAGGATTTTTTTTTAATAATCTAATAAATACAGTTATGGAAAAGCGTCTGTTTGATTTTTATCCTTACATCATAATTTATGGCTTAGAACCTGTAAGATTTGATGTTTCACACATTGATATTTCACATCGACAAGAACATTTAGTAGTAAATGCAATTTATGAATGTAAACATTGCGGAATAAAACTACAAGGTCTCTTTACTTTCTTTCTACTCAAATCAAAAGACAATTCATTTGGAATTCAATATAGTGGAATGAGTTGTTTTGGGAAATCAAGCACTATTACGTACCTGTCATAAATTTATAACGTAATGCAAATTTTTTTTAAAAATTAATTTTAAAACCCAACAAATTGAATGCTCCAATGACATATTAATATCATTTATCTTGAACTTTAATTAAGTAAAACAAAACACTGTTCTAAAAGAATAAATTCATTTATTAAATAAACCATTATTTTATGACCACAAGCAAATCTTTTCAATTTGGCATTCGTGCTGACGCACTTGAGAGCCATATTAAATCAGAAATCTCTAGAATTGGAGATAGAGCAAAACAAGACATGGATATTGCAGTATCCCAAAACTTAAATGACACAACTGTAATACTGAATTCAGTATCCACAGAGACTGAAGTACTAAAGCAAGAAGTTAACAAAAACATTGATCCTGAAGTTGACAAAATTACTGAAGACATAAAGCAAACAAACTTAGAAGCTTTACAAAATGCAACTGACGAGCAGGTTGAGCAGACAAAAAAGAAAATAAGTAGTGTTGAGGTGGATATTCAGAGAACAAGACTGACTTATGATTGGAAAAAATACATATGGGTATTAGTTGCAATTGTAGCTCTATGCTCTATTGATGCAGGCTTAAACTATTCAAGTTTTCAAGTAATCACAGGCAGTCTAATTGGTGCAATCTTTTTATCCATATTCGTAGCCAGTGGTCTTGCTGTTGCTTCACATACTATTGGTATGAAAATCCAAACTGCAAAGACACCAAAACAAAAACGGTTTTGGTTCATAGGAGGATTAATTGGAGCTGGAATTGTTTTTCTTTTCCTTGGCATATTAAGACAAACATATATGGATGATTCAAGCTCATTTGGAAATAATCCAATCCTTTGGGCTCTATTCAATTTATTCTTCTATTGTATTGCCTTGGTGTTCGCTTCAACAAAACTTCCAACTAAAGAGCAATCAATGGAACATAGTCAATTAGAAGAAAAGAAAAATCAATTAATGCTTTTAAAGAATCAAAAGGAAGGAATGCTTACATTTTTACGATTAGAAGAAGAAAGGATTAATGAGCGCAAACAAATACTAGAAGCTTTTCATAAATACAGAGATTCAATGATAATTCTAATTGATAAAGAAACAGAACGAATCCATGCGATGGCTATGAAAGAGTTTGTATTGAAAAGTGGATCACATAAATTAAAGGCATTAGTTAACCCAATAAATCAAACCTCATGAAAATAGACAAATACATTTGTGCACTGCTGATAATTTCAGCAGTGCTCTTTCCCTCCTGTAATCCAAATCCAATTTCACAGGAAATCTCAATTGTCTTGGATCTTACCTCAGAACATTTTTCACATATATCGTTGAATGATTTTAAAAAGAAATCAATTATTTCGAAAAATGTGAATAATTCGGAGGCAGTGAGAATTCAAGGCATTACAGAGTTTGGATTCAATGAAGTAAAGTCATTTATGCTTGATTCAGTATCGAGTGCTTTATTATCAAATGACTATGAAAGGAAGCATGTTATCAAAAAATATTATTCCAATATAGATTCCACATTATTAGAATTAAATAATAACAAGAAAGAAAGAGTTGGTTCTGTTATTTTTAAAATAATTTCAGAAGAATTAAATATACTTAGTAAATCTAAATATGATAAGAAGATACTAATAATTAATACAGACCTTATGGATAAATCATTCATTGATTTCTATGATCAAGAAATTTTCAATGAATTAGTCAATCAGCCAACGCATATT harbors:
- a CDS encoding T9SS type A sorting domain-containing protein, encoding MKKIIRDTSIPLKWKLLRFFKSNMLFFIISLNFTTLFSQFAEEPLTKDNEQKAFDKLYAKHLSSKQILIGSNLEDMVLNYVDNLYINTNPKTKIRNNLKLNFIKIFNGQSNIYFNQTYKGIEVEDKFIVAKVDSKNRLLNFVNNYKDLGNFDIKLNKIIIEDNIKKIVYDNFSNLNIEKIKLVIDTDNNIPSLIYKIYTTSPFSLNEYLLKLNAYTGQKIGADLIELQTCSKYHNSEINHNGKFKLKELSLNNNKIDRKITSALNLPIQVDGIGTVFDPTPTYTAKTAYGVGNFIDNSDASNSDLVAQQRTVVLKGIENNNGIYKLKGDFVEVDNYGPANHSLYEQTSPDFSCNRGDDQFEAVMCYYHLDKNLRRIKDDLNISGVEPNNNPLLRFEPFWSESSIGAIYNPTREEIVFGGGNVDLAEDAGIILHELGHGISFFVTNDNITRSPGVAEGIADFWNVSNNRDCTLDNVYPETSEEYNVSWGDWGAQPTSTRRTNKTTRYTPNLNNGGQEIFTSALFKILRDIGREKTQKLIIWSFPRLVGVMNIRTGATEIYKEAFDRYPADFSLKDLCSIFSIFDKEYDLIDPNDTEVIYPDSPSDVYMKDTECDFGEEVNPDNGPMWISRDIWVRNTNDNGLDHQNPEFKTNSPNYVYVRVRAKGCQTSSIDGLHVYFSKASTKLKWPDTWVNYYITGLNGQPVLAGNEITPAAGFPITSLTSGSNDYIGFPWYPPNPAEFATDNHHFCLLARLVDDDDAMYIQEGNDVNINTKNNNNIVWKNISVFDDAPNFGVYGPNSVYIGCEDVLTDKSFTLKIKSAKLALGKSIADFGEVTIELLEPLKSIWLNQSNQGQGFSLNQDGNVKVLNDNFILNFNGLTNCNPGAIKVYYKPNIEGSVSFDLIQTNSHGTVLGGERFEYNIPNLQNQLKKPDLRTSTKNEPLIQVFPTNFDENIYVKIRSNENTKKVYIFEIFDISGKPILKYNNLLLYQNTEYKIDLRTLEKGVYIIKVLNSIDKSSQNFKIIKI
- a CDS encoding JAB domain-containing protein, coding for MKNLNELSQPKRPWLVAEVKISYHNQSKVSDYPKINTSTEAELILRKNWSDDMELLEEFNALFLNRANGVKGFFHLSRGGVSNTYVDLKILFSAGLKALASGIILAHNHPSGNIKPSKADLELTKKVLEAGKLLDIQIIDHLILIPNSGYYSFADKGTL
- a CDS encoding DUF1738 domain-containing protein; the protein is MKKELESPGSTAISKNFDLYQELTNKIISILEQGVAPWRRTWRTYGLAKNYATGHVYTGINFILMNNTSHIIPYFLTFNQIRTLGGKLNKGAKAEKVIYFNVVYKDRDNRTISKVEATHLYNIGAEVKTLKFIKYYNVFNISDVEGIELEISEIQLKPNEKIDKCEFIVENMPKCPEIKHIDSKGAFYSPGLDIVNIPQIEQFESAEAYYATLFHELIHSTGHVSRLGREEVMNPHTFGSKPYSREELVAEMGASFLCSSVQIDFDQIFENNVAYLAGWLKVLKEDSKFIFKVTSEAQKGVDFILNL